The nucleotide window CCGTCATCTCGGCGGAAATGGCATATGTCAAATGCAAAGCATTTGGCCATTTCCGGTAAGAGATCTTCGGGGGCACCATTTGCCCGTTTCATTGCTCCGGCAGAGCCGGAGGGGCAAATGGGGGGGCCGTAAAAGCGGGGCAACATACAAGCCCACCGGGACAAAAAAAGGGCCTTGCTTGCGGCGCAGAGCGCCGGCGCAAGGCGTATAATGTTATTCTCGTTCAGCCCTGTTTTATTCCTCTGCCCTATTCGACCACGAAATTGTGCCTGATGGTCATCACCAAAAAGGCGCAGAAGGCGGCGGCGAAAATGAGCAGGGCCAGGGCTCCGGCTATCTGCCACAGGAGCATGCATCTCCTGAAGCGCTCCGGGCTGTCGAAGCGGCGGCCCCGCCAGGCGGTCCTGCCTCCGGTGACGCCGGCCACTATGGACAAGACCCACAGGGCGGCGTGGCTGATGGCGTCCAGGCGAAAGACCAGCCATTTGTCCGAAAAGGGATTGTATGTGGACTGGTAGGAGGTCCAGCCTATGGCCGCCACGCATATCCACAGCAGGACGCACAGGGCCGGGCTGCGGTAGATGAGGGTCCACACCGGCGCCATGGCCAGTGCCCCCAGGTTGAAGCTGCGCATCCCCGGGGGCAGCTCTGCGTTGACGAGGCCGGAGCTGTTGCGAGGGTGTTCCTCCCCGTCGGGCTCCAGGGCGGCCACGGTGACGGTGGTCCGCTGCTTCCCCTCGGTCCGGGTGAGAGCAGCGTCCTTCCTGATCTTGCCGTCATAATACCACCTGAGGGTCTCCTCCCGGGAAAAGTTTTTCCTCAGGACCCCGTCGGCGGAATAAAAGCTGTAGCGGGTCTTCATATGAGAGGCTTGATGATAAAGCCGAACTCAAAGGCCTCGGGCTTCAGCACGTATTTTTCCTGCAGCATGGGTCCGCAGGAATGGGAGCCTATGCCCTGCTGTCTGTAGTCTATGTTCAGCACTATATCCTCCCGGGGCTCCAGCTCATAGGTATGCCGCGCCTTTTCCAGGTCCATGGCCGTGTAGCGATGGGCGGAGAACATAAAGGAAGGCTGGCCGTAGATGGCAAAGCCCTGATGGTGTATGTCGCAGATCTCCAGCCATTTCACGTCGCTGCGGGTGCCGTTTTCCTGGGGCATGATATAGTTGGTGAAGAGCCCGTCGGTATCCGACTCCCAGAGCCCGAAGCCGTTGGCTTCGTGAGAGTCGCAATAGGATTCGCCGGGGCCTCTGCCGTACCACTTGAAGCAGTCCAGCTCCGCCGGCAGGCAGGTGGTGACGCCTATCCTGGGCAGCCGGTCCGGCAGCTTGCCAAAGGGCTCTCCGGACACCCGCACCCTGATCTCGCCGTCGGAATTCACGTCATAGACGTAAGTACACCGGTAGCCGGAGTGATGCACCGGCGCCGCCACCGTGGTCCTGACCGTGACGGTGACCAGTTCTTCGTCGCCTTCCGCCTCGATGGACTCCACTCTGTGCTGCAGCTTGTCCCAGTGCAGGTCCAGCAGCTTCTTCATGGAGCCCCAGCCTCTGTCGTTGTCGGTGGAGGCCCGCCAGAAGTTCAGCTTCAGGGCGCCGCTGATCATGACCCTGCCGCCCACGGCGTAATAGTCCGGGCAGCCGTCGTATTTGGAAATGCCTATCTCAAAGTCGTTGCCCATGATCATATACTGCTCGTCGCTCTCCAGTATCTCCACGTCGCCGTTGCCGGCCGCAAAGGCCACGGGCTCCGCCTCCTGCAGGACGAACTGCTGCCAGGCCACGGTGTGGCCGGCCTTTGCCCACAGGGTGTCGGCTGCCAGCAGCAGCGAGACGGTCAGTACGTAGTTTTTGTCCCTGCGCAGCTTGGAGGGCGCGGTGTAGTCCAGAGTGAACTCGCAGGAGGACCGGGGAGCCGCGTCGGGCACCGGGCTGACGCCGGAATACACGGTCTCGCCGTCGCACTCCACCTTCCAGGTCATGAAGAGGTGGGACAGGTCCGAAAAGTCATATCTGTTCTCGCATCTGAAGAGCTTCTTCGAGAGGTCCACGGCATAGAGCTTCACCGGCTCTATCACCTTTTTGTATTCGATGGCGCCGGGGGAAGGAGTCCTGTCCGGGAACACCAGGCCGTCGCACACAAAGTTGCCGTCGTTGGGCGCGTCGCCAAAGTCTCCGCCGTAGGCGTAGTAGGGCTCGCCTTCTTCGGTGAATTCCAGCAGACCGTGGTCCACCCACTCCCAGATAAAGCCGCCCTGGAGCCGGTCGTATTTGTAAAACAGCTCCACGTAGTCCGTCAGCTCGCCGGGGCCGTTGCCCATGGCGTGGCAGTATTCGCACATGATAAAGGGCTTGTCCTCATAGCCTTCGGGGAAGCCGAATTTTTCCGCCGCTTCTCCCGTCAGCCCCTTGCCGATGCCTTCCACAAAGTCCACGGAGGGATACATGCGGCTGTACACGTCGGCGTATTCTATGTGATAGTCTCCCTCATAATGTATGGGGATGTCCGGGCATATGGCCTTGGCCGCCCTGACCATGGCCTGCTGATTGACGCCGGTGCCCGACTCGTTGCCCAGGGAGAAGAGGATCACCGAAGGGTGATTTTTGTCTCTGTGGACCATGCGCTCCATCCTGTCCACGTAGGCGTTCTGCCACTCGGGGTCGTCGGACAGGTTGAACTCCGACTCGGTGTAGGGGATGGCAAAAAAGACTCCGTGGGCCTCCAGATCGCATTCGTCTATGAGATACAGGCCGTACCGGTCGCACAGCTCCAGCCAGCGGGGATCGTTGGAATAGTGGGAGGTCCTGACGGCGTTGACGTTCAGGCGCTTCATGAGCAGGATGTCTTCCTTCATCATATCCTCGGTCAGCGCCCTGCCGGTGATGGGGTTGATCTCATGCCTGTTCACGCCCTTGAAGATCACGGGCGCGCCGTTGACCAGCAGATTGCCGCCCTTCAGCTCCACCTGCCGGAAGCCTATCCGGAAGGGCACCGCCTCTATGAGGGCCCCTCCCCTGTCCAGCAGGCTGATGACCAGAGTGTAGAGGGCGGGGTTCTCCGCAGACCATTTTTCCGGCGAACTGACCTCCGTCTGCCAGCTGTCCGCAGGGTCCGTCTCCTCGCTGGTCACCAGGGCGCCGTCCCTGTCAAAGAGCTCAAAGACCACCCGGCCTGCTCCCTCGCCCCTGACGTCGTAGTCCACAGTCAGGGCGGCGTTGTCATAGCTGCCGTCAAACCCGGTCGTGATATGGGCGTCCCACAGGCAGGTGTCCCGGCGGTAGATGAGATACACGTCTCTGAATATGCCCGACAGCCACCACATATCCTGGTCTTCCACGTAGGACCCGTCGGACCACTGAAAGACCTGCACGGTGATGTTGTTTTCGCCGGGAGCCACATAGTCGGTGACGTCAAACTCGGCGGGGATCCGGCTTCCCTTGGAAAAGCCGACGCTGATGCCGTTTACCCACAGATAAAAGGCGCTGTCCACCCCTTCAAAGCGCAGATACAGCTTCTCAAAATCGTTCTCATAATCCACGGTAAAGCTGCGCTTGTAAAAGCAGACCGGGTTGTCCGTGGGGACCCTGGGAGGATCCAGGGGGAAGGGATACATGACGTTGGTGTAGTGAGGCTTGTAGCCCGTGTCCTCCATCTGCCAGCTGGAAGGGACCGTGAGCTTTTCCCAGCCCAGATCCTCGTCGCCGCAGCCGCAATCGCAGTCGCAGTCAGGCTCATCGGCCTCGTCCCCCGCCGCGGGGTCCGCAGCGGTGATCCGCCGGAGGGTCTCCTCGCCCACCAGTCCGGGCGAGTCGAAAAACAGTACGTCCCAGACTCCGTTGAGGCTGCGCACCCGGTCGGAGGGACGGTCGTAAAGGGCGTCCTCCACCGAGCCGTAGGGATAGTACCGGCTGCGGGGTTCCAGCCGGTTCAGGCCCGTGATTTGGGGATTTTCATAATCTTTCATAGCATTTCTCCAAAATATTTATGCTCTTATTGTATTCTTTCCATAAGGGCCTCCGCCGTCCGCGACACGGTGGCGGAGGGGTCGCCGAGGGCCCTGCCGACCCGTTCCTTCGCATCCGGCAGGCCCAGATTGCAGGCCACGCACAGGGCGTTGCGCCTCACCCTGTTCCGGCCTATCCACAAAAAGGGATACCGGCCTCTCACCCGGGCGTATTCCTCCCGGGACAGGTCTATCCAGTATTCCAGAGGCGGCATGGGCGTCACCCGGGGGGTCCGGCGATACATGACGCAGCCCGTCTGGCAGTCGTCGCAGCCGTAGAGCCGGGCGCCTATCCTCTCGGTCTCTTCCCGGGAAAAGGGCCCGCCCTTCTGGGTGATGTGGCTGACGCACAGCTCTCTCCTGAAGCCCCCCGCCAAAGCGGGACAGGCGCTGCAGGGGGTGCCGGGACAGCCTCCCTCCGGACAGCGCCGAAGGGGAGCCGGCCCGGGAGGGTCACCGGGAGGGTCCTCCGAGACCACCTCTCCCAGATAGGGAAAGGCCTCCATGCTGTCGCTCCACAGCAGGCCGTTCCGGGCCACGAAGCCCAGGCCCGCCCGGGCGGCCAGCTCCTTTTCGCTGAAGGGAACGTGGTCGCACAGGACGGCGCCGGCAGCCGCGGCGCGGCAGGCCTCCGTTACCTGTCCGTGATAGTCGGGAGCCAGCCCGGAAAAGGCCACGCTGTATTCCCGGTCCGTCACCAGGGGCTCGAGCCTCACCGCCACGCATATCAGCGACCGGCAGCCGGGAAAGGCTTCCCGCAGCCCGGGAGGCAGCGGCGCGGACCGGCGTTCGGTCATTTCAGGGCTCCCGCGCAGACCAGCAGCCCTTCCGCCGCGGTGAAATACCGGGCGGCCATCTCCGACACCTTTTCCGGAGTGGCGGCGCTGTAATATTCGGCTATCTTCCAGGGGAAGTCCGCGCCCAGGCCCCTCAGCTCGCCGGTCTCGAGAGCGGCGCACATGCCCGCATTCACCGACAGCAGCCTTTTTTCCCTGCCCGTGATATGGTTGACGGCAGAGACCACCTCTTCTTCGGCGGCTCCCTCCCGCCGGAACAGGTCTATGGCTCCCAGCAGCTTGTCCAGAGCCTCCTCCAGCTTGTCCGGATGAGTGCCGAAGGAGCAGGTCCACACGTTGTCCAGCAGATAGCCCGAAAAGGCGCTGCCTATGCCGTAGGCCAGCCCCGACTCCTCCCTGATCAGGCTTCCCAGCCTGCTGCCTATGGAGCCGCCTCCCAGTATGTGATCGGCGATGCTCAGGGCGGCGTAATCCGGGTGCAGCTTGGAGATGTCCACCGGATAGCCAAACACCACCCTCACCTCGGACCTGCCCTCCATGGGCAGCGATATCCGGGTAAAGGGGCACCGCCGGCGGCCCTCCACGGAGGGCAGGGGCTCCCGGGGAAAGCCGGGCTTCCGCCAATCGCCGAAATACTTCTCCGCCAGCCGGAAGGCTTCCTCCGGCTCTATGTCGCCGCAGAGGACCAGAGTAAAGCTGTCCGGGCGCAGCAGCCGCTGCCGGACCCTTTCCACGTCAGCCCTCCCGCAGGCTCGGATGCGCTCCTCCGCCTCGTCGGGCAGACAGGCGTAACGGGGGTCCCCCGGGGGCACTGCCAGGTGATAGAAGCGGTTGGCCGCCATATACCCGGGCAGGGCCCTGTTGTAGCCCAGCTCCGCCAGGGCTTCCTTTCTGACCTTCTCCAGCTCCTCCCCGGGGAACACGGGCCTCCTGACCGCCTCGGACAGCGCCGACAGCAGCAGGGGCGCGTCGCCCGCCAGGCATTTGCCCGACACCTTGATGAGCTCGGAGGAACGGGCAAATTCCAGCTCGGCTCCCGCGTCCTCCAGCATCCCCGCCGTTTCCCGGGCCGAATAGTTTTCGCTGCCCCGCAGGAGCAGCTGGGCCATCAGCGCTGCGGCGTATTTGTCCCCGGCGGAGCCGCCGGTAAAGTGGCCCGTCAGGGCTATGGACGGGGAAGAAGAGCGCTGCATGGCTATCACCGTCATGCCGTTGTCCAGCGCCCGTCTGGCGGGACGGGTGTCCGGCGCAGCCGCCGGCGGCTCGGCGGCGGGGGCCTCCGGCTCCGGCAGCAGCCGGGGAGCCGGGACGGACACGAAGCTCCCCGCCCCGGAGCCGCTCCGGGCCACGGTGAGATTGGTCTCGTCCAGATAGGTCTTCGCCACCCGGGTCACGTCCTCGGGCGTCACGGAATACAGCTTGTCAAAGGAGCTGTCGAACCGGCGCCAGCCTCCCGTCACCTGGGCAAAGCCCAGAGTCTCCCCCAGGCCCACAAAGGACGCGTTGTCATAGATGATGTCCGCGCCGGTGCGCAGAATGGCCTTTTCGATCTCTTCGGGAGTCACGGAGCCCCGCTTCACGGCCTCCGCCTCCCGCAGCAGAGCCTCCGTCAGCGCCTCCGGCGGCGTCCCCGGCTTGCCCTCGGCTCCCACGTTGAACAGGGAGGGCATGAGCCTGGTCTCCGGGGAAGCCCACACGTCGGTGGCAGGACCCGCGTCCACCAGGGACCGGTAGAGCCTGCCGGTCATGCCGTAGCCCAGGATATAGCCCAGTATGGACAGGGGCTCCGCGTCGGGATGATTCATGTCGGGGATGTGATAGCCCATTTCCACCATGTGGCACTCGGGGTCCCAGTAGAGGACGCAGTCCGTCCTGCCCTTCTGGACCGGCTCCGCGACCCGGCGCCTTTCCGGCCGGGGAGCGGCGGCCACGCCGCCGAAATATTTTTCCGCCAGTCCGAGAGCGCGGGCCTCGTCCGTGTCCCCCACCAGCACCAGGGCGGCGTTGGAGGGCGTATAATATCTGTCAAAAAAGCTCCGGAGCCCCTCGGGCGTCATGCTCTCCAGGTCCTCCCGGCGGCCTATGACCGGCCGGCCGTAGGGGCTGACAGAGTAGGCCTTCCGCAGCATCAGCCTGTAGAGGCTGCCGGCCGGGTCGTCCTCCTCCCCTTCCATCTCCGACAGCACTATCCCCAGCTCCTTTTTGAGCTCATCCTCCCGGAACAGGGGGAAAAACCTGCCGCCCATGCCCGCCAGAGCCAGCTCAAGGCTCTCGGAGGGCAGGGCCGTCCAGTAGTAGGTGTAGTCGTGGCCGGTGGCGGCGTTTTCGGCGCCTCCCGCCAGCCTCAGCCGCCTCGTCAGCTCCCCGTCGGGAAAATCCCGGGTGCTCCTGAAGAGGAGATGCTCTATGAGATGAGCCGCCCCCCAGAGGCCCTCGGGCTCGTCGGCGGCTCCCGCCGCAAACCAGAGCTGACAGGTGACGAGAGGGGCCGACCGGTCCTCCTTGAGGAGCACCGTCAGGCCGTTGTCCAGGGTGAATTCCTTAGTGCCCGCAGTGACAGAGAACCGTCTTTTCATTTGCCACTGTGCTCGGCATGGTCGTCTATTTCTTTTTCCGCCTTGTCCAGCATCCTGCCCATATCGGAGTATTCCTTGCCGGTGGAGGCCTCGTCTCTGAGGTAGCCTCCCATCTCCTTCACCGCCGCCTTCATGGAGCCGGGGTCGTTCATGTCGATGGACCTGAACTTGGCGTCCAGCCGGTCCAGCACCTCCGTGTGGGACTTGTAGGGACGGAACATGGATATGACGAGGCCGGTCTCCCCGGACCCGCAATGGGGACAGGGATGGGGCTCGTCTCTCCGGGAAGCGGAGAGCAGCAGAGTAAACTTTTTGCCGCAGCCGGCGCAGCGATATTCATATACAGGCATATGCGCACCTCTAACCTTCTATGGAATCAAGTATGTTGTCGTCCAGGCCTTCGTATCTGGAAGCAAAGGAACGGCGCTCGCTGCGCACCTCCGCCACCAGCATGTCTATGCGGCTCTGGTCGTAATGGGCGTCCAGGTCGTAGCGGGACAGGTCCACCCCCTCTATGGAAGCGGGCACGTCGCACATCCAGTTCGGGTCCTCCTTCCAGGTCACGGAGCCCCTCAGGACCCCCAGTATGACGGCGCTGATCTCCGGTATGGAGATGCGGGTCACCTTGCGCCGGACCCTTCTGCCGCCGTCAAGCCCCGTGTCCACCAGCTCCCCCACTCCGCCGTTGTTGAGCATGTAGCACTCTATGGCGGGATTGGCCCTGAGCTTGGAGTAAAAGGTGTTGATCCGGTCCCGGGACTTGCCCATCCCCACGGCCACCGCGGACACGCCGCCCCGGCCGTCCAGCTTGCCTATCTCGCTGCCCACGGCGTCAAAGGGGTCCGTGAGCATATAGGCCACCGCCGCCTGCTCGCAGCTCAGGCGGGACAGTATGGGGATCACCGTAAAATTTTTGGTCATAAAGAAAAACACGGTCCTGTCCAGCTGCGAGGGCGGGGGCAGGTTGATGGAGCCGCCGCAGCCGGGCATGGCGCTCCTGGGGACCACGCAGTGGCCGTTGCCCGTGACCGTCTTGTCGTCATACCACACGTCGCCCCGGTAGTCCACCGCCACGTTTTCCATGATGGCCTCGGGGGAATTGGCCGCCTCCCACAATATGGGCTGCGACACCCCGGAGAGCTTGTCCGTGCGGAAATAAAAGCCGTTTTCGGTGCCCGCCATGACCCCGTCGCTCTGCCAGAACACCAGGTCGTCCTGCAGGATGCCGGCGCTGCCTCCCAGCCGGCCCACCCCGTGATCGTGACAGGCGTGGGTGGTCTTGCCCGTGGAGGATATGCCGAAAAACACCACCCCCACGTTTTTCATCTCACCGCCGGCATCCGGGACCCTCACCAGCTTGGTGGCGGCGTGAAAGCCCGGGTCGGGATTGGAGGCCACGGCCATGCGCAGAAAAGCGTTTTTTATCTCGCCGTAATAGTCGGAGCCCAGGATGACGGTCACGCCTATTTCCCTGAACACCAGCACCTGCCTGTCCTTTTCGGGCCACTCGGGGACCGCCACCACCGTCAGGGACGGCTCCCGGCCCCGGGGCGGAAAGGTCATGCGGGAAAACATATAGTTCAGACGGGCCCCTGCGGGACTGCACATTGAAACGAACAGCCGGCAGGAGGCTCCGAAGCCGGCTCCGCTGCCCAGCTCGCCGTCGGTGTAGCCCAGAGGACACCTGCCCAGATAGCCGAAGAGCTCCCCCAGAGTCTTTTCCAGGGTGGCTCCTATGTCCTTTTTCTTCTGGGTGGCGTAGCTCATCTCCTCCATGCCCGTGTCTATATACACCGTCTGGGCGGTGGACAGCACCTTCAGGGAAGAGATAAAGTTCACCCCGCCCGACCGCGTCCGGACCCCAAAGGGGACAGCCAGGGCCCCGGCTTCCTCCCCGGAGAGAGGCGCGGAGTTGGGCATGCGGTGCAGGCCGGCGACAAATACTGAGACCTTGCCTATAAGGCCGGATATATTCATACTTCACCATCGTTCAGCTTGATATACATCTATATTATAGCACAAACACTCTCCTTTTATATTGTCCGCCGGCGAAAAGTCCCCGGGGGGAAAAGAGCCCCGGCCCGGGCGGAGAACGCCCCTTGCGGGGGGACGCAAAAAAAATTTTTGAAAAAAACTCTTATTTGCTTGACAAGTCCTCGCCCGGTCTTTTATAATAGAATTGGCATAAAGCCAATGCCTCATGAATCTGAAAGAGATATGGGGATATGCCCAAAGCCAAAAATCTACACTTTTCAAGGAGAAACAAATGAAGAAGATCGTTGTTTCCATCATTGCTCTCGCGCTCGTACTCAGCGCTATGGCAGCCATGGCTCAGGACAAGAGCTACACCATCACCCCCAAGCTCGCTTACGGCTACGTCGTTGACGGCGACAGCAGAGACGAGTCCGGCAACGCTATGGGTATCCTCGTCGAGGGTCAGTTCGAGAACATTCCCGTCGGCTTCGAGACCGGCTACCTGTTCA belongs to Abditibacteriota bacterium and includes:
- a CDS encoding DUF4981 domain-containing protein, which gives rise to MKDYENPQITGLNRLEPRSRYYPYGSVEDALYDRPSDRVRSLNGVWDVLFFDSPGLVGEETLRRITAADPAAGDEADEPDCDCDCGCGDEDLGWEKLTVPSSWQMEDTGYKPHYTNVMYPFPLDPPRVPTDNPVCFYKRSFTVDYENDFEKLYLRFEGVDSAFYLWVNGISVGFSKGSRIPAEFDVTDYVAPGENNITVQVFQWSDGSYVEDQDMWWLSGIFRDVYLIYRRDTCLWDAHITTGFDGSYDNAALTVDYDVRGEGAGRVVFELFDRDGALVTSEETDPADSWQTEVSSPEKWSAENPALYTLVISLLDRGGALIEAVPFRIGFRQVELKGGNLLVNGAPVIFKGVNRHEINPITGRALTEDMMKEDILLMKRLNVNAVRTSHYSNDPRWLELCDRYGLYLIDECDLEAHGVFFAIPYTESEFNLSDDPEWQNAYVDRMERMVHRDKNHPSVILFSLGNESGTGVNQQAMVRAAKAICPDIPIHYEGDYHIEYADVYSRMYPSVDFVEGIGKGLTGEAAEKFGFPEGYEDKPFIMCEYCHAMGNGPGELTDYVELFYKYDRLQGGFIWEWVDHGLLEFTEEGEPYYAYGGDFGDAPNDGNFVCDGLVFPDRTPSPGAIEYKKVIEPVKLYAVDLSKKLFRCENRYDFSDLSHLFMTWKVECDGETVYSGVSPVPDAAPRSSCEFTLDYTAPSKLRRDKNYVLTVSLLLAADTLWAKAGHTVAWQQFVLQEAEPVAFAAGNGDVEILESDEQYMIMGNDFEIGISKYDGCPDYYAVGGRVMISGALKLNFWRASTDNDRGWGSMKKLLDLHWDKLQHRVESIEAEGDEELVTVTVRTTVAAPVHHSGYRCTYVYDVNSDGEIRVRVSGEPFGKLPDRLPRIGVTTCLPAELDCFKWYGRGPGESYCDSHEANGFGLWESDTDGLFTNYIMPQENGTRSDVKWLEICDIHHQGFAIYGQPSFMFSAHRYTAMDLEKARHTYELEPREDIVLNIDYRQQGIGSHSCGPMLQEKYVLKPEAFEFGFIIKPLI
- a CDS encoding epoxyqueuosine reductase, with protein sequence MTERRSAPLPPGLREAFPGCRSLICVAVRLEPLVTDREYSVAFSGLAPDYHGQVTEACRAAAAGAVLCDHVPFSEKELAARAGLGFVARNGLLWSDSMEAFPYLGEVVSEDPPGDPPGPAPLRRCPEGGCPGTPCSACPALAGGFRRELCVSHITQKGGPFSREETERIGARLYGCDDCQTGCVMYRRTPRVTPMPPLEYWIDLSREEYARVRGRYPFLWIGRNRVRRNALCVACNLGLPDAKERVGRALGDPSATVSRTAEALMERIQ
- a CDS encoding insulinase family protein, producing the protein MKRRFSVTAGTKEFTLDNGLTVLLKEDRSAPLVTCQLWFAAGAADEPEGLWGAAHLIEHLLFRSTRDFPDGELTRRLRLAGGAENAATGHDYTYYWTALPSESLELALAGMGGRFFPLFREDELKKELGIVLSEMEGEEDDPAGSLYRLMLRKAYSVSPYGRPVIGRREDLESMTPEGLRSFFDRYYTPSNAALVLVGDTDEARALGLAEKYFGGVAAAPRPERRRVAEPVQKGRTDCVLYWDPECHMVEMGYHIPDMNHPDAEPLSILGYILGYGMTGRLYRSLVDAGPATDVWASPETRLMPSLFNVGAEGKPGTPPEALTEALLREAEAVKRGSVTPEEIEKAILRTGADIIYDNASFVGLGETLGFAQVTGGWRRFDSSFDKLYSVTPEDVTRVAKTYLDETNLTVARSGSGAGSFVSVPAPRLLPEPEAPAAEPPAAAPDTRPARRALDNGMTVIAMQRSSSPSIALTGHFTGGSAGDKYAAALMAQLLLRGSENYSARETAGMLEDAGAELEFARSSELIKVSGKCLAGDAPLLLSALSEAVRRPVFPGEELEKVRKEALAELGYNRALPGYMAANRFYHLAVPPGDPRYACLPDEAEERIRACGRADVERVRQRLLRPDSFTLVLCGDIEPEEAFRLAEKYFGDWRKPGFPREPLPSVEGRRRCPFTRISLPMEGRSEVRVVFGYPVDISKLHPDYAALSIADHILGGGSIGSRLGSLIREESGLAYGIGSAFSGYLLDNVWTCSFGTHPDKLEEALDKLLGAIDLFRREGAAEEEVVSAVNHITGREKRLLSVNAGMCAALETGELRGLGADFPWKIAEYYSAATPEKVSEMAARYFTAAEGLLVCAGALK
- a CDS encoding zinc ribbon domain-containing protein: MPVYEYRCAGCGKKFTLLLSASRRDEPHPCPHCGSGETGLVISMFRPYKSHTEVLDRLDAKFRSIDMNDPGSMKAAVKEMGGYLRDEASTGKEYSDMGRMLDKAEKEIDDHAEHSGK
- a CDS encoding phosphoenolpyruvate carboxykinase (ATP); protein product: MNISGLIGKVSVFVAGLHRMPNSAPLSGEEAGALAVPFGVRTRSGGVNFISSLKVLSTAQTVYIDTGMEEMSYATQKKKDIGATLEKTLGELFGYLGRCPLGYTDGELGSGAGFGASCRLFVSMCSPAGARLNYMFSRMTFPPRGREPSLTVVAVPEWPEKDRQVLVFREIGVTVILGSDYYGEIKNAFLRMAVASNPDPGFHAATKLVRVPDAGGEMKNVGVVFFGISSTGKTTHACHDHGVGRLGGSAGILQDDLVFWQSDGVMAGTENGFYFRTDKLSGVSQPILWEAANSPEAIMENVAVDYRGDVWYDDKTVTGNGHCVVPRSAMPGCGGSINLPPPSQLDRTVFFFMTKNFTVIPILSRLSCEQAAVAYMLTDPFDAVGSEIGKLDGRGGVSAVAVGMGKSRDRINTFYSKLRANPAIECYMLNNGGVGELVDTGLDGGRRVRRKVTRISIPEISAVILGVLRGSVTWKEDPNWMCDVPASIEGVDLSRYDLDAHYDQSRIDMLVAEVRSERRSFASRYEGLDDNILDSIEG